The following are from one region of the Hymenobacter sp. YIM 151858-1 genome:
- the rho gene encoding transcription termination factor Rho: MYTIDELKDRLLSELKEIAESLNVGNFRRLSKQDLIYKILDQQAITPPDKMPTKRAPLAETVEAAPAANGAVAPAVAAPAGRPERRGGRNAAPAPAPVVAEAPVAEAAGAEAPVAEAPAVEVSVGNGRAARGNQRGGRGRRNDQPVAAAAPDEEGNAPAAPLPPVEAPAINEPVITQPIPEIQQPAEAPAPRPAEEQPREQRPVRFVVPQPGREPREIRPADYRRDAPRPNRNDPREPRPAPQGTPEQAPQAPRPLGEQPRPLNGQAQPPRDERDVREPREPREMRDGREGREPRDRDQRREDRFNREGREGRQPQQGQRPAGEQPQQRQPQLPRVESLDITIPSEGALEMMPDGGYGFLRSPYYNYLASPDDIYVSPQQVKQYSLKAGDTVKCTVRPPKEGEKYYALVTVESVNGRSVEDVRDRISFSHLTPLFAEERLKLSTSPSQYSTRILDLFAPIGKGQRGLIVAQPKVGKTVLLQEIANSIAENHPEVYLMILLIDERPEEVTEMQRTVKAEVLSSTFDETADRHVKIAGMALDKAKRLVECGHDVVILLDSITRLARAYNTVQPSSSRILSGGIDAGALQKPKRFFGAARNVENGGSLTIIATALTDTGSKMDEVIFEEFKGTGNMELQLDRKLANKRIFPAIDVPASGTRREDLLMGKEELSRVWVLRKFMSDMTSTEAMEFLKDRMKGTRDNMEFLVSMNG; encoded by the coding sequence ATGTACACTATTGACGAGCTCAAGGACCGGTTGTTGTCCGAGCTGAAGGAAATAGCCGAATCCCTTAACGTGGGCAATTTCCGCCGCCTGAGCAAGCAGGACCTTATCTACAAGATTCTGGATCAGCAAGCTATAACGCCGCCCGATAAAATGCCCACTAAACGGGCTCCGTTGGCCGAAACCGTTGAGGCCGCTCCAGCCGCGAATGGCGCTGTTGCGCCTGCCGTAGCCGCCCCTGCGGGCCGCCCCGAGCGCCGTGGTGGCCGCAACGCCGCTCCGGCCCCTGCCCCGGTGGTGGCCGAAGCGCCCGTAGCCGAGGCTGCCGGGGCCGAAGCACCCGTTGCTGAGGCCCCGGCTGTTGAGGTATCGGTGGGCAACGGCCGCGCCGCACGCGGCAACCAGCGCGGTGGCCGCGGCCGCCGCAACGACCAGCCGGTAGCTGCTGCCGCCCCCGACGAAGAGGGCAACGCTCCGGCCGCTCCGCTGCCGCCGGTAGAGGCGCCGGCCATTAACGAGCCGGTAATCACCCAGCCGATTCCCGAAATTCAGCAGCCTGCCGAGGCGCCCGCCCCGCGCCCCGCCGAGGAGCAGCCCCGCGAGCAGCGCCCCGTGCGCTTTGTGGTGCCGCAACCCGGCCGCGAGCCGCGCGAAATTCGCCCGGCCGATTACCGCCGCGATGCGCCGCGCCCCAACCGCAACGACCCCCGCGAGCCGCGCCCCGCACCGCAGGGCACGCCCGAGCAGGCACCGCAAGCACCGCGCCCCCTAGGTGAGCAGCCGCGTCCGCTCAACGGGCAGGCCCAGCCGCCGCGCGACGAACGCGACGTGCGCGAACCGCGGGAGCCCCGCGAAATGCGTGATGGCCGCGAGGGGCGCGAACCGCGCGACCGTGACCAGCGCCGCGAAGACCGCTTTAACCGCGAAGGCCGCGAAGGCCGCCAACCGCAGCAAGGCCAGCGCCCTGCTGGCGAGCAGCCCCAGCAGCGCCAGCCGCAGCTGCCCCGCGTCGAATCGTTGGATATTACCATTCCGAGCGAAGGTGCTCTGGAGATGATGCCCGACGGTGGCTATGGCTTCCTTCGTTCGCCGTACTACAATTACCTGGCCTCGCCCGACGACATTTACGTGTCGCCGCAGCAGGTGAAGCAGTACTCGCTGAAAGCAGGCGACACTGTGAAGTGCACCGTGCGCCCGCCCAAAGAAGGCGAAAAGTACTATGCACTGGTAACGGTGGAAAGCGTAAACGGCCGCTCGGTGGAAGACGTGCGCGACCGGATTTCCTTCTCGCACCTTACGCCGCTGTTTGCCGAGGAACGCCTCAAGCTGAGCACTTCGCCTTCGCAGTACAGCACCCGTATTTTGGATTTGTTTGCCCCCATCGGCAAAGGCCAACGCGGCCTGATTGTGGCGCAGCCCAAAGTGGGTAAAACCGTACTGCTGCAGGAAATTGCCAACTCTATTGCCGAGAACCACCCCGAGGTGTACCTGATGATTTTGCTCATCGACGAACGCCCCGAGGAAGTAACCGAGATGCAGCGCACGGTGAAAGCCGAAGTGCTCAGCTCGACCTTCGACGAAACAGCCGACCGCCACGTGAAAATCGCCGGCATGGCTCTCGACAAGGCCAAGCGCCTCGTCGAGTGCGGCCACGATGTCGTAATCCTGCTCGACTCGATTACGCGCCTGGCCCGCGCCTACAACACGGTGCAGCCTTCGTCGAGCCGCATCCTGTCGGGTGGTATCGATGCTGGCGCTCTGCAGAAGCCCAAGCGCTTCTTTGGTGCTGCTCGCAACGTGGAAAACGGCGGTTCGCTCACCATCATTGCCACGGCCCTGACGGACACCGGCTCGAAGATGGATGAAGTAATCTTCGAAGAGTTCAAGGGTACCGGCAACATGGAGCTCCAGCTCGACCGCAAGCTGGCCAACAAGCGCATCTTCCCGGCCATAGACGTGCCGGCTTCGGGCACCCGCCGCGAAGACCTGCTGATGGGCAAGGAAGAGCTCAGCCGCGTGTGGGTTCTGCGCAAGTTCATGTCCGACATGACCTCGACCGAGGCCATGGAGTTCCTGAAGGACCGCATGAAAGGCACCCGCGACAACATGGAGTTCTTGGTGTCGATGAACGGCTAA
- a CDS encoding glycosyltransferase family 9 protein, with protein MKILVLRFSSIGDIVLTTPVVRCLKQQVPGAQVHYCTKPAYRGMLEANPYVDKVHCLTGSLRELVRELQQEQFDFIVDLHNNLRTFLIKLQLGRPSASFNKLNFRKWLRVNLKWDVLPRVHIVQRYLGAAAPLGVHDDGCGLDYFIPADQRVDVEQTLPADFHNGYVAFAIGAQHATKRLPVERIIELCGQLRRPVVLLGGPEDESTGHVVELHFEQHPPGEQAQALPRSIPASPYYFDKTALPPSRTSIYNACGRFSLHQSASLLKQAQLVISHDTGLMHIAAAFRKEIFSVWGNTVPEFGMYPYRTEFKVLEVEGLACRPCSKIGYEKCPQGHFRCMRDIRFDLDLPPARDAR; from the coding sequence GTGAAGATTTTAGTCCTGCGCTTTTCCTCCATCGGCGACATTGTGCTGACCACGCCCGTGGTGCGCTGCCTGAAGCAGCAAGTGCCCGGGGCGCAGGTGCATTACTGCACCAAACCCGCGTACCGGGGCATGCTCGAGGCCAACCCCTACGTGGATAAAGTGCATTGCCTTACCGGCTCGCTCCGGGAGCTGGTGCGCGAGCTGCAGCAGGAGCAGTTCGATTTCATCGTCGATCTGCACAACAACCTGCGCACCTTCCTGATTAAGCTGCAGCTGGGCCGGCCGAGCGCCAGCTTCAACAAGCTCAACTTCCGGAAGTGGCTGCGCGTGAACCTGAAGTGGGATGTGCTGCCGCGCGTGCACATTGTGCAGCGCTACCTAGGGGCCGCCGCGCCCTTGGGCGTGCACGACGATGGCTGCGGCCTCGACTATTTCATTCCGGCCGATCAGCGCGTTGATGTGGAGCAAACCCTGCCCGCCGATTTCCACAACGGTTACGTAGCGTTTGCTATTGGTGCCCAGCACGCCACCAAGCGCCTGCCCGTGGAGCGCATCATTGAGCTGTGCGGCCAACTGCGCCGCCCCGTGGTGCTCCTGGGTGGCCCCGAAGACGAAAGCACCGGGCACGTGGTAGAGCTGCACTTCGAGCAGCACCCGCCCGGGGAGCAGGCCCAGGCACTGCCGCGCAGCATTCCGGCGTCGCCTTACTACTTCGATAAAACCGCCTTGCCGCCTTCGCGCACCAGCATTTACAATGCCTGCGGCCGGTTTTCGCTGCACCAGTCGGCTTCGTTGCTGAAGCAGGCGCAGCTCGTAATCAGCCACGATACCGGCCTGATGCACATTGCCGCCGCTTTCCGGAAGGAGATTTTCAGCGTGTGGGGCAATACCGTGCCCGAGTTTGGCATGTACCCCTACCGCACCGAGTTTAAGGTGCTGGAAGTGGAAGGGCTGGCTTGCCGGCCGTGCTCCAAAATCGGGTACGAAAAGTGCCCGCAAGGCCATTTTCGCTGCATGCGCGACATCCGGTTCGATTTGGACCTGCCACCCGCGCGCGACGCCCGTTAA
- a CDS encoding OsmC family protein: protein MTETTPATNQPQPTDHTVLVRVGADALLADVQAGRHTFIIDEPVAIGGHDRGPTPYDMLLSALGACTAITLRLYANQKQWPLEAVEVRLSHGRVHKLDCEQCEQEAGGMLEVVRKELRLLGPLTAEQRQRLEAISAKCPVQKTLGKSMRIETTLVPADAWV from the coding sequence ATGACTGAAACCACACCCGCTACCAACCAACCGCAGCCCACCGACCACACCGTGCTGGTGCGCGTAGGCGCCGATGCGCTGCTTGCCGATGTACAAGCCGGTCGCCATACCTTCATCATCGACGAGCCCGTAGCCATTGGCGGCCACGACCGCGGCCCCACGCCCTACGATATGCTGCTTTCGGCCCTGGGCGCCTGCACTGCCATTACGCTGCGCCTGTATGCCAACCAAAAGCAGTGGCCGCTCGAAGCCGTAGAGGTGCGCCTTTCGCACGGGCGCGTGCACAAGCTCGATTGCGAACAATGCGAACAGGAGGCCGGCGGAATGCTGGAGGTGGTACGCAAGGAGTTGCGCCTGCTGGGCCCTTTAACCGCCGAGCAACGCCAGCGACTGGAGGCAATTTCGGCCAAGTGCCCCGTGCAGAAAACCCTCGGCAAAAGCATGCGCATCGAAACCACCCTGGTGCCGGCCGACGCTTGGGTGTAG
- a CDS encoding T9SS type A sorting domain-containing protein, with protein MKVATSILGIAILTGSSALAQTQATQGFESSTTELPYTSVGVTIATNTSTPQNGTPRNTPYHRSGSSAWAALNTSGQPLTQQLTFQNLRYRGNATGNAFEFRLAALATQPNQGLDRGDYVLVEISTNNGSSFAPVLQVTGGLARNNGQPAESAWNYDATGIAATTFNVTAPPTTATEFVAPQDQTTTGFATVRVSITGIPVNGFADVIIRITTFNNENNEIWAIDDFIATSSLTLPVELTSFSGTRQTNRVLLSWATAQEKNNDRFEVERSADGSQFALVATVRGKGNTTTASSYTATDAKPLTGTSYYRLRQVDFDGTATYSQVVVVRNNTQQVYLTPNPATSQLGFEYAGGELQWRIVNSVGQLMKKGSAQASSSVDVSSLRAGVYFFEVSTGGQRSVQKFFKQD; from the coding sequence ATGAAAGTTGCTACGAGTATACTCGGCATAGCTATACTTACAGGCTCGTCAGCTCTTGCACAAACCCAAGCCACGCAAGGATTTGAATCGAGCACTACTGAATTGCCATATACTTCAGTAGGGGTTACGATAGCAACTAACACGTCCACCCCGCAAAATGGCACTCCCCGCAACACTCCTTACCACCGCTCCGGCAGTAGCGCTTGGGCAGCTCTCAACACAAGCGGGCAACCGCTAACCCAACAACTTACTTTTCAAAATTTGCGTTACCGGGGCAATGCTACAGGTAACGCGTTTGAATTCCGTTTGGCTGCGCTGGCTACCCAACCTAACCAAGGCCTAGACCGTGGTGATTACGTTCTGGTTGAAATCAGTACCAACAACGGGAGTTCATTTGCCCCGGTATTGCAGGTGACAGGTGGCCTAGCACGAAATAACGGGCAGCCAGCCGAATCGGCCTGGAACTACGATGCCACCGGGATTGCAGCAACTACTTTCAACGTAACAGCCCCTCCTACTACCGCCACGGAATTTGTGGCGCCGCAAGACCAAACAACTACGGGCTTTGCTACAGTCCGAGTATCAATTACGGGTATTCCGGTCAACGGTTTTGCTGACGTAATTATTCGTATTACTACATTTAACAACGAAAACAACGAAATTTGGGCTATTGATGATTTTATTGCTACCAGCAGTTTGACTTTGCCAGTAGAGCTGACTTCATTTTCGGGTACTCGCCAAACCAATCGGGTGTTGCTCTCTTGGGCCACCGCACAAGAAAAAAACAACGACCGTTTCGAAGTTGAGCGCAGCGCCGATGGCAGCCAGTTCGCCCTGGTTGCAACGGTACGCGGCAAGGGCAACACTACCACTGCCTCTAGCTACACCGCTACCGATGCAAAGCCGCTAACCGGCACCAGCTACTACCGCCTGCGCCAGGTTGACTTCGACGGCACTGCTACCTACTCGCAAGTGGTGGTAGTTCGTAACAACACCCAGCAGGTGTACCTAACGCCGAACCCCGCCACCAGCCAACTCGGATTTGAGTATGCCGGCGGCGAGCTGCAGTGGCGCATCGTGAACTCGGTAGGCCAGCTGATGAAGAAAGGTTCGGCTCAGGCCAGCTCGTCGGTTGATGTTTCCTCGCTGCGCGCCGGCGTGTACTTCTTCGAAGTCAGCACCGGTGGTCAGCGTTCAGTGCAGAAGTTCTTCAAGCAGGACTAA
- the serS gene encoding serine--tRNA ligase, whose protein sequence is MLQVSVLKEQTDRVLAGLTKRNFPNAEAELQRVLELDQRRRQLQTEHDAAQAEANKLAQQIGALMKGGDKAGAEELKSRTAALKQQTKSAAEELTGVEKELQDALYRIPNVPHASVPAGRSADDNEVVREVGNKPELPGTALPHWDLIKKLDIIDFELGNKITGAGFPVYKGQGARLQRALINFFLDEAMAAGYTEMQPPILINEASGYGTGQLPDKEGQMYHATADDLYLIPTAEVPITNLYRDEIIAAERLPIRNAGYTPCFRREAGSWGAHVRGLNRLHQFDKVEIVEIDLPERSYQTLERMLGHIEQLLQKLELPYRVLRLCGGDMGFTSALTYDLEVWSAAQQRWLEVSSCSNFETYQANRLKLRYRDENNKTQLLHTLNGSALALPRIVAALLENNQQADGTIRLPEVLHRYCGFGQLG, encoded by the coding sequence ATGCTGCAAGTTTCCGTCCTGAAAGAACAAACCGACCGGGTATTGGCCGGGCTCACCAAAAGGAATTTCCCCAACGCCGAGGCCGAGTTGCAGCGCGTGCTGGAGCTGGATCAGCGCCGCCGCCAGCTGCAAACCGAGCACGACGCCGCGCAGGCCGAAGCCAACAAGCTGGCCCAGCAAATCGGCGCGCTGATGAAGGGCGGCGACAAAGCCGGGGCCGAGGAGCTGAAAAGCCGCACCGCTGCCCTGAAGCAACAAACCAAATCGGCCGCCGAGGAGCTAACCGGCGTGGAGAAGGAGCTGCAGGACGCGCTGTACCGCATTCCGAACGTGCCGCACGCGAGCGTGCCGGCCGGCCGCTCGGCCGACGACAACGAGGTGGTGCGCGAAGTAGGCAACAAACCCGAGCTGCCCGGCACCGCCCTCCCCCACTGGGATTTGATCAAGAAGCTCGACATCATCGATTTTGAGCTGGGCAATAAGATTACGGGCGCCGGTTTCCCGGTGTACAAAGGCCAGGGCGCCCGCCTGCAGCGTGCACTCATCAACTTCTTCCTGGATGAAGCCATGGCCGCAGGCTACACTGAAATGCAGCCGCCCATCCTCATCAACGAGGCTTCGGGCTACGGCACGGGCCAACTGCCCGACAAGGAGGGCCAGATGTACCACGCCACCGCCGACGACCTGTACCTGATTCCGACGGCGGAGGTGCCCATCACCAACCTCTACCGCGACGAAATCATCGCGGCGGAGCGCCTGCCGATCCGCAACGCCGGCTACACGCCCTGCTTCCGCCGCGAGGCGGGCTCGTGGGGCGCGCACGTGCGCGGCCTCAACCGCCTGCACCAGTTCGATAAGGTTGAGATTGTGGAAATCGACCTGCCGGAGCGCTCTTACCAAACGCTGGAGCGCATGCTGGGTCACATCGAGCAGCTGCTGCAGAAGCTGGAGCTGCCCTACCGCGTGCTGCGCCTGTGCGGCGGTGACATGGGCTTCACTTCGGCCCTTACCTACGACCTGGAGGTGTGGTCGGCGGCACAGCAGCGCTGGCTGGAGGTATCGTCGTGCTCGAACTTCGAAACCTACCAGGCCAACCGCCTGAAGCTGCGTTACCGCGACGAAAACAACAAAACGCAGCTGCTGCACACGCTCAACGGCTCGGCCTTGGCCCTGCCGCGCATCGTGGCCGCGTTGCTCGAGAACAACCAGCAAGCCGACGGCACCATTCGCCTGCCCGAGGTGCTGCACCGCTACTGCGGCTTCGGGCAGTTGGGCTAA
- the polX gene encoding DNA polymerase/3'-5' exonuclease PolX gives MENRALIRAFRLMAQLLELHDENPFKVRAYESAAAALERLEQPLASLDPSEFTTVAGLGKGAAVAAQELLRTGTFPELARLQAATPPGVISMLSIKGFGPKKIRVLWRELGVETIDALREAAEQNRVAALKGFGAKTQDAILQALEFTAQSQGKLLISQGQALGAQLVALLQEAVRTEQVAVAGEVRRALPVVETVRVVVGTNQAWAVHEALGAVEGLAADEANSGPFVWRGTAQESGVKVEVQIATPENYTNCLFLQTGSDAHLTAPLGAKAPAATLRQLVRQTKFFSEAAIYEKAGLQYIEPEMREGAGEIEEAAAHKLPTLLTEADLRGSLHNHSTYSDGAHSLRQMAEFLRDNGYQYLGICDHSRAAHYANGLSIERVEQQHQEIERLNRELAPFRIFKGIESDILSDGSLDYPDDVLASFDFVVASVHSGLKMDKERATERLLRAIANPYCTMLGHPTGRLLLRREGYPLDYEAIIDACAEHNVAIEINSNPWRLDLDWHWVRYALGKGVRLSINPDAHHTDGYADMQYGVQQGRKGGLTAAMTLNALTVDELAAYFEQRRAQAVKFSSPKPAARKPADFGPLFG, from the coding sequence TTGGAAAACCGCGCCCTCATTCGCGCCTTTCGGCTGATGGCCCAGCTGCTGGAGCTGCACGACGAAAACCCCTTTAAGGTGCGCGCCTACGAAAGCGCCGCCGCTGCCCTGGAGCGCCTCGAGCAGCCCCTGGCCTCGCTCGACCCAAGCGAGTTTACCACCGTGGCGGGCCTGGGTAAAGGTGCCGCTGTGGCGGCGCAGGAGCTGTTGCGCACCGGCACCTTCCCCGAGCTGGCGCGCCTGCAGGCCGCCACACCGCCCGGCGTTATCAGCATGCTGAGCATCAAAGGCTTCGGGCCGAAAAAAATCCGGGTGCTGTGGCGCGAGCTGGGCGTCGAAACCATTGATGCCCTGCGCGAAGCCGCCGAGCAAAACCGCGTGGCTGCGCTCAAAGGCTTTGGGGCCAAAACCCAGGATGCCATTTTGCAGGCGTTGGAGTTTACGGCCCAAAGCCAGGGCAAGCTGCTCATCAGCCAGGGCCAGGCCCTAGGTGCCCAGCTGGTGGCGCTGCTGCAGGAGGCCGTGCGCACCGAGCAAGTAGCCGTGGCCGGCGAGGTGCGCCGCGCCCTGCCGGTGGTTGAAACCGTGCGGGTAGTGGTGGGCACCAACCAGGCCTGGGCCGTGCACGAGGCCCTAGGTGCCGTGGAGGGCTTAGCGGCCGATGAGGCCAACTCGGGCCCGTTTGTGTGGCGCGGCACGGCGCAGGAGTCGGGCGTGAAGGTGGAGGTGCAGATTGCTACCCCCGAGAATTACACCAACTGCCTGTTTCTGCAAACTGGCTCCGATGCTCACCTCACGGCGCCCCTAGGTGCCAAAGCACCGGCGGCCACGCTGCGCCAGCTGGTGCGCCAAACCAAGTTTTTTAGCGAAGCGGCCATTTACGAAAAGGCTGGCCTGCAGTACATCGAGCCCGAAATGCGCGAAGGCGCCGGCGAGATTGAAGAGGCCGCCGCGCACAAGCTGCCCACGCTGCTCACCGAGGCCGATTTGCGCGGCTCTTTGCACAACCACAGCACCTACTCCGACGGCGCCCACTCCTTGCGCCAGATGGCCGAGTTCCTGCGCGACAACGGCTACCAGTACCTCGGCATCTGCGACCATTCGCGCGCCGCGCACTACGCCAACGGCCTCAGCATCGAGCGGGTGGAGCAGCAGCACCAGGAGATTGAGCGCCTCAACCGCGAGCTGGCGCCCTTCCGCATCTTTAAAGGCATCGAGTCGGACATCCTGTCCGATGGCTCGCTCGATTACCCCGACGACGTGCTGGCTTCCTTCGACTTTGTGGTGGCCTCGGTGCACTCGGGGCTGAAGATGGACAAGGAGCGCGCCACCGAGCGCCTGCTGCGCGCCATTGCCAACCCGTACTGCACCATGCTGGGCCACCCCACGGGCCGCCTGCTGCTGCGCCGCGAAGGCTACCCGCTCGATTACGAAGCCATCATCGACGCCTGCGCCGAGCACAACGTGGCCATCGAAATCAACTCCAACCCCTGGCGCCTCGACCTCGACTGGCACTGGGTGCGCTACGCCCTAGGTAAAGGTGTGCGCCTGAGCATCAACCCCGATGCCCACCACACCGATGGCTACGCCGACATGCAATACGGCGTGCAGCAGGGCCGCAAGGGCGGCCTCACGGCGGCCATGACGCTGAATGCCCTGACGGTAGACGAGCTGGCCGCCTATTTCGAGCAGCGCCGCGCGCAGGCCGTTAAGTTTTCAAGCCCCAAACCCGCCGCCCGGAAACCTGCCGACTTCGGCCCGCTGTTCGGCTAA
- a CDS encoding EVE domain-containing protein gives MNYWLVKSEPSAYSFSDLERDGQTDWTGVRNHQARNFLTQMQPGDLVLVYHSVTDKEVVGVAEVARAAYPDRTAEPNTPWVAVDLRPHQRLPRTVSLAAIKADARLQQISLLRQSRLSVMPLQPAEFDVLLELGH, from the coding sequence TTGAACTACTGGCTTGTTAAATCCGAACCCTCGGCGTATAGCTTTTCCGACCTGGAGCGCGACGGCCAAACCGACTGGACCGGCGTGCGCAACCACCAGGCCCGCAACTTTTTAACCCAAATGCAGCCCGGCGACCTGGTGCTCGTGTACCACAGCGTTACCGACAAAGAAGTAGTGGGCGTGGCCGAAGTAGCCCGCGCCGCCTACCCCGACCGCACCGCCGAGCCCAACACGCCGTGGGTAGCCGTGGATCTGCGCCCGCACCAACGCCTGCCCCGCACCGTATCCTTAGCCGCCATCAAGGCCGATGCGCGCCTGCAGCAAATCAGCCTGCTCCGCCAATCGCGTTTATCCGTAATGCCCTTGCAACCTGCCGAGTTCGACGTACTGCTGGAGTTGGGGCACTAA
- a CDS encoding DsbA family protein: protein MQQNQLPNTQLLYIFDPLCGWCYGMSPVVKRLAEEYAERVPFTALSGGMVVGEDVEPIGKSWSYISQALEQVERVTGVEFGNAFRELGAEGSYMNNSEPPSRALMAFKQLDPLNREVAFAHDIQHAHFAEGRDLNAPETYEQLARAYSLDAAEFRRWWESDATREATRHEFDMVRQLGVQGFPTLVLVHGHQGYVLTRGYQPYEDLKAGLEQLLGELTQQ from the coding sequence ATGCAACAGAACCAACTGCCCAATACCCAACTCCTTTACATCTTCGACCCGCTTTGCGGCTGGTGCTACGGCATGAGCCCCGTGGTGAAGCGCTTGGCCGAAGAGTACGCCGAACGAGTGCCTTTCACGGCGCTAAGCGGGGGTATGGTGGTGGGAGAGGATGTGGAGCCCATCGGCAAAAGTTGGAGCTACATCAGCCAAGCTCTTGAGCAGGTGGAGCGGGTAACGGGTGTAGAGTTCGGCAACGCTTTCCGCGAGTTGGGCGCAGAAGGCAGCTACATGAACAACTCGGAGCCGCCCAGCCGCGCCCTTATGGCCTTTAAACAGCTCGATCCTTTGAACCGCGAAGTGGCCTTTGCTCACGACATCCAGCATGCCCACTTTGCCGAGGGCCGCGACCTGAACGCCCCGGAAACCTACGAGCAACTGGCCCGGGCCTACAGCCTCGATGCAGCCGAGTTCAGGCGGTGGTGGGAAAGCGACGCCACCCGCGAGGCCACGCGGCACGAGTTTGATATGGTGCGCCAGTTGGGCGTGCAAGGCTTCCCGACGCTGGTGTTGGTACACGGGCATCAAGGCTATGTGCTCACGCGCGGCTACCAACCCTACGAGGATCTTAAAGCTGGCCTGGAGCAGTTGCTAGGCGAGCTAACGCAGCAATAG
- a CDS encoding GNAT family N-acetyltransferase, with amino-acid sequence MPITSIAFAELPAAMQTTLGQLAHAEFGHVPIVQQYQWATPDWSMLLHDDQGQLLAFYNLVLRTATFDGHPVRLAGLNNVITPPAFRGRGFAKQLLLATEPQWWEPLGAQHGLLVCADHMLPYYRKLGWYSVEAALYFSQPDGQRHRFESNVMLRSPSALQVNPAEIDLGGLPW; translated from the coding sequence ATGCCGATTACCTCCATTGCTTTCGCGGAGCTGCCCGCCGCTATGCAAACCACCCTAGGGCAACTGGCACACGCCGAGTTCGGGCACGTGCCTATTGTGCAACAGTACCAGTGGGCCACGCCCGATTGGTCGATGCTGTTGCACGACGACCAAGGCCAGCTGCTGGCCTTCTACAACCTGGTGCTGCGCACCGCCACCTTCGATGGGCACCCCGTGCGGTTAGCGGGCCTCAACAACGTAATTACGCCGCCCGCTTTTCGCGGCCGTGGCTTTGCCAAGCAACTGCTGCTGGCCACCGAGCCGCAGTGGTGGGAGCCGCTGGGCGCTCAACACGGTCTGCTGGTGTGCGCCGATCACATGCTGCCGTATTACCGCAAGCTGGGCTGGTACTCAGTTGAGGCCGCTCTGTACTTCAGCCAGCCCGATGGGCAGCGCCACCGCTTCGAGTCGAACGTGATGCTGCGCAGCCCCAGTGCCCTGCAAGTGAATCCCGCCGAAATCGACCTAGGCGGTTTGCCCTGGTAG